In Mytilus trossulus isolate FHL-02 chromosome 10, PNRI_Mtr1.1.1.hap1, whole genome shotgun sequence, the DNA window TGAAGCGTCTAAAAACTTGGAAAATAGCATGCAGGAGTGGCAAGAGATTGTGCGGTCTTCAAAGTCATGCTCCATGTTCATCTCGATAAGGATATTAGCAGACCAaattatgattttgaaaaaaattgacaaactCTTCTGAATAGATGTTTGTTCTATGTTATGTCTGCAGACTCAAATCAGTGATATTTGGATGATTATCTTccatataaatttaaagtagTTGTTGAAAATTAAGTGTAagtaaaagtcttaaaatatgaaaaatttatataaaaagtgtccaaattcaaaacattatcaaactCTCTAAAAGTCCctagaatgcaggattttgcacCATCCATTACATACCCTCCAAAAAAAGATTTCGCCTCGCTTTGCTCGGCTCAATTATTTTGCCTCACTAAAATAAGATGCCTAGTAAAGTTACGGCCTTGCGTTCAGTTGATATATGCGTCTAGCCACTTAATTGACCAGCTGAcgacttgcatatatatttatttgattgtacatttattttcaaattcgaCTAAATTTTATCTAGTAGGCTTTGTAATAATGTCAGATTTGATAGAAATACGCGTGAAGTATATGTAACAAATCCGTTTGTTCAAAACGGAATGctaaaagacatataaaaagaaagtgatgattaatttaagttttttagctttatttcagtaaaataagtgatcaaatattacaaatatgtatatgtacaataaaggggtaggtccggtaaggaccgattttggcctcaaatttcaggatcatctgacgaaagattttgactactttttaaacacatttagttaatgtgaaagattttaactgatttagtcataaaaTACGATCCAATTCAAgctcaaatttgaaaaaatctaccaaatatgcccaaaaatgtcactttttatatggtttttgtcaaatgaaagtggtcgcatccgtgttcatcctcaacctttatatatgttatgtattatcataaaatacaacttgcatttcaatatttaggatgaaaacgaatgcggccacttccgTTTTATACGAAAACCGTCTAAGAtataactaaaatgctagaattgtgaagagagaattcagtaatttagcatgatttaatggtgctagtatccgatatatgtgcattgatatgtcaaaaacagcccatatttatgtagcagaagcattctactgtccaatagaTAACTAAAAGTGtacatttgaataattttgtaaaactgctatattttggggccaaaaaggggtcttactggacctactcctttgtcaaATTAGATACTCCTTGTGAAGGGCATGCATTTAATCATTAGACCCAAAgtaaagaaatcaaaattaagatggaatatttttaaaataaaattgttatatgTGTTAATGACAGTGCTAGTGGGATGAATATCACCAGCACAATAGTCAGAACTTCTGTGTTGGCGCCATAGTAAAGGTCCGTCCGTCCCGAACGGCCAAAAAAAAGGATTCCGTTCTCTTAACTTTAGTTACCTCAACCAACTACTACAAAAAGTATAcacaaaaaagaagaagatgtgacATGAGTGCCAGTGAGAACTCTCCACAGGAAATTGACAGCTGTACATCACCCTactgccttcaataatgagaaaagtctatactgtatagtcagctttaaacggcaccgaaatgacaatgttcaacaattcaaacgagaaaagaaACGGGCGAATTTATGTaccaaaaattaacaaaaacaaatatgtaacacataaacaaacgacaattaaTGAATAACAGTCTCCTGACTTAGGTCAGGCACACACTCATACAGAATGAggcgggttaaacatgctaGCGGGATCCCCACCCTCCACCTaatgtggcatgagtgccaaagaataactctccacaagagaccagattacacagaaattaacaactaaatgTCCTCAaacggccttcatcaatgagcaaatagataaaggaagatgaggtttgagtaccaatgagacaattctccatccaaatagcaatttataaagtaaattattataggtcaatgtacggccttcaacaaggagctttggctcacaccgaacaacaagatataaagggccccaaaattactagggtaaaatcattcaaacaggaaaaacaacggtctaatctatataaaaaaaaaagagaagcgaaaaacacgtataaattacataaacaaacgacaactactgtacatcagattcctgacataGGACAGTCGCCAACATTTGCAgcaggtttaaacgttttaatggcaCCAAAACTTCTCACTTGTTCTGAAACAATAGTtaaacatcacaacatagaaaaccgtGATAAAAcgaaattcaaacgagaaaagaaACGgacaaatttatgtaaaaaaatgaacgaaaaacaaatatgtagcacatcaacaaacgacaatcactgatttataggctcctgacttgcgTCGGGCAATTCAGGGGCGTAGCTTGGGTCTTATATATAGTGAGGAAATTTTTTTTAGGGGTGTTTGAGGGCCTGAAACGCGTTTTCCTGGAtttaaatgtatgatttgtGATCACAACATAATGCCATATCATCATATCGCAACATATCTATATGAGAAAAGTTAGTCTTGATACAACACTGTCTTTTGGGATGAcaagtactaaatattaaataaatagtgTATTCGTCTCGAAAGTATACCTCTTATGCATTGTATGGGATTCTCTTTTCACATGTAAATAATATGACAGTGTactattttttgcaattttaataaGTTAACACCTGTGAACAAGTACATGTagttatcaaattatcattaatGTTAGAAATGTAATGGTCCAATGCGACGTTTTTTGGTTTCATCAAATTTTCTCATAATCTTCTCTCTACAAACGGTGATATCTCTATGTATGAAGAGACTAGCCAGTCCAGAGTCGGTCATCGTAGATCTGTTCCAATGTTTTAATCGTCTCATCGCAGAGAAAGACCTCTCACAGGGCACGGATCCTACAGGCATTGTGAGCAGCACTCTAAATACTGCATGAACATTGGGATAATAATTGGGGTCTGCAAGTTGAATTGCCGTTTCCAAAGACTGATTACCGGTATCTTTATCTCTGTTTTGGAGTCCGGAACAGAACATTTTCCACCTTTCAAGTTCTCTAACAAACCCTGGAGAGTCTGGCATATCCTCCTCATATCTGACTTGGATATCGGCAATTTCCTCCTCAGTTATGTTCTGAAGGCGACATGGCAGCAACTGAAACGCCAAGAAAGATGGGCGTGTTTGTTCAGGAAATCGTTCATTCCACTCATTCAAACAGTGATCGACaaacaactttaaaaacaaaaaggggGTGTAAATATTTCTACCGATATGTCTCCGACCGCGgactttctcttttttttttattgggaaCACACATTAGTATGTCACAGGGGTGGATCCATGTTTAAATACTAGGGGGGGCGAAACAATGACAAGTATatgctaaaaaaagaaaaaaagtgcaTGTTTAGGGGGCGTATGCCGGGTCCGACCCTCCCCCATTTTTTCTTCCATCTGAATCCACGCCTGTGTCATACACAATTTAAAGATCTATACACAATAAATCGGATATAATGCTGTCATGATACTAAAGaactattatatattaatttaccCGGATCCATATTATCCGTGGATTCTGCAGTGactgtctttctttttttaataagatatttgtCCATGATTTCCAATTTTGGATCGTCAAcaactttttacaaatttataataCCAATGACGGACGACAATGTATATTTCCGTAAAAAAGCTTCACAGAAAAAGACGATGATCTagtattttcttatttgaaataaaactaagTGTCAAGtacatgaaaatatttcatattttttttttttgccaaaaaaaactaGTGAGGCAGTTGCCTCATTGCCTCAATGGAAGCTACGCCACTGGGCATATGTATACTGAATAAGGCTGGGTTGAACATGTTTGCGGGGTCTCCACAAtctccctaacctgggacaatgcTTATTTCCACATAAcacaaatcaaatttgaaaatgggtAGCGTCACTTCTACCGTGCATGAGTTATCATGTTCCTTTAAAAACATAGAAATTACTGATGTTTTTAAAGGAATTCGTACTCTTTAATAAGTTTGACTGAATCAATTGTTATAAACCTTATACGTAATGCTTATTACCCCATACCACAGATCTATCAAGTTGAATTTGGGTGGCGTTCATAAgttattagatataagaaggtgtggtaCGAGTACCAATGATACAAATATCAACACAGTGCCTGAAGATAGGAAAAAGCAGGGGAATATGTGGCTGATGGACGTATTGTACATTTaattcaattagtttatttaCTTCCTTTGAATTCTACTTCAAATAGAATTAACtagcatatttttttcagtattgcGGTGCAGTTTGGTAGCAGACAGTGACCAGCATAACGAAGTGTTTCACTAGATTGAGCTCTATGTCTAAGTGTACTTTAAAAGTTCTTTGCACTGAGTTCAGTTTATTGATATGCGTATACCTTCTGTGTGATTTTTTAAAGATGCAAAAACAGACTATCCATATCTACATGTCCATGCaattaaatataaagtaaaatgattaaaacattttaaattatctatCACAACTGGCAACATAactaaaaacatacaagactaacaaaagccagagACTGCTGACTTTGTCAAGGTAATCATACCAAGAGGCACACCAAATATGCATTTAGGTCAAGAGTCAAAAAGTCATAGACTGGTCAAGAGtttcatgacaaaaaaaaccaacacaaaGCAGATTTCCAGGAAAGGGTCATCGTGGTACacaaaactaacaaatataTCTAATTATCTAATAAAGAtaaggtgtggtatgagtgcaatcAGACAATTATCCATATAATTCAATCAAAACATACCAGTTGTACATTAAGAGCAAAGGGTAAGCTCATATGAAGTTTCTCGTGCCAAAACGCACCATCTTATGACGGtaaacggaaaaaaagtcacaggataaaaagtcacaatatccctaggaaaaaaagtcacaggaaaaaaagtcacaagaaaaaaagtcacaatttgtttaaGTCTACTTATGTGTCCGAAATAATGTTGGAATGCATGTGAAAAGGTCACTATGTACATggcaataaataattaaactggAGTTTTTGAATGCATTGAAAAAAAGTCGTAATATATTTGTATCAGATTACCTCTTTTAGTTATGTCAGtggttaatttttaaaaactataaaggaattatatatatacttataaaaGTGTATTGGAATAAATAAtgctctttttttcaaaattgactttttaacAAACAGGGAAAACTGGttgtgtctttttatttaatattgagCATAAGTTGTATTTCATTGATATGGCTTCCTACGAAGACAGGAAATGAAAGGTCTACAAAGGGGGGAGGTGCCATAAGAAGCCACACATCAATATCAACAGTCcctagatatatatgtatacaaatacTAAGCTATTATTAATGACAATGAGTTGTTTGTTTAACACTAAATTAAGGAATACTTatctttataaaagtaaaaaaaacatgtggtCAAGTTATATACTGAACTTCTAACTTGTATTCAAATTGAATGAAATTGTTGCTGTTAAACTCACATCTCTaagagatataaaacaaaaataattacaacaaaTCCTTGAAAACATGTATCAATCTAGTACACCAGCATGTACATGTTCCATTTAAATGATTTGcaatttatatctaaatttccAAAGCTAGTcgtataaaatgaattaaaaaatgtctATTTCCAAACAAATATCTATTGGGAATGTTTcccaatatattcatatatatgtgCGGCCTTATGAccatttccataaaaaaatacaaattgggAATGTTTCTCCTGTTAATATATGCATGTGCAGATCCTATGACTATTTcatgcaaaaaatatatattgtgactttttttcctgactttttttcctgtgacctttttttcctgtgacttttttccgtgactttttttcctgtgactttttttcctacatTCCTTATGACAATACATCTTCATGCCAAATATTCAGAAGCAATGTCAATTCAAAATTATACTTTTAGTTCAGGGTAATATACCAAGGAACACTGTATTATGATGACACATCAAAAGTGCATAGGTCAAGAGTCAAAAAGTCATAGTCTGGTCAAAAGTTCCATGTCAAAAATACACAAAGCAGTCCTGCACGAATGTTCATCATGGTACACGTGACAATGTCTTATATCATAATGCACTTCACATGCCAAATACAGAAAACATGGGTCAAGGACAGAAACAGAAGACATACTGTctagtatttatatatttgtttaggggccagctgaaggacgcctccggatgcgggaatttttcgctgcattgaagacctgttggtgaccttttgctgttgtctgatctatggtcggattgttgtctctcacacacatttcccatttccattttcaatttcatacaCAACTAAACCCAATTGAACGGTACTTGTATGGCAGGTCACTACAAATGCCTTCAGCATAGAACATAAAATCGCAACACTACACAGTTAAAACCGTTTTTCACAAAAGTTTGAGCAGGATTCTTTGCAACGATTATCTTACCACTGTTAGTTGAAAATCGGGTCGTGcagttttgtcaataaattaATCGGCAAGATTagacattaaaacatttaaaactaggGTTAACCATTAATTTCTAGCCTAGCCATGTGATAGTACTATGGTAAACTGATAGAAaaacatcatgcagtcataaaattgaatatttgcaaTAGTACGACCAGAACAATACAAGACAGAGTTCAGTAGAAACAAATGGAAGTAATTATATATAcgaatttatataaattgtacGCTAGCGTTAAACAATGCAAATTaacactgtatatttatataaacgatcaatcttgttgaaacaataaataaaagtctccaaaaaaaatttgcatGAAAATTTAATGGAACTgtaaacaaaacatcaatagtCAAACATACATTCTGGGTATAAGAAAGAGTCATCAGCTAAAATGAAATTCTTGAAACAAATGTAATTGTTTGTCGATTTTTCTATTCTAGAaattaaaaaaccaaaaacaagcaagattatcaaaacaatgaaacaaatctGAGAGGAAAAATTATCAGGAACAATAATTATGTATGCCATATGCCGTCTTCCAATAATTTTTGGTTCCTTATTTCACTTGGTTGTTGTTTCTAATTTCTCTATATCTTATACatcctttaaataaagctaatgtGTTTTTCTaggttgtgatgttatgctattgtttcagaaaaagggagaaggtttggatccattaaaacgtttaatcccgctgcaaatgtttgcacctgtcctaagtcagtaATCTGATGTActgtagttgtcgtttgtttatgtaatatatacgtgtttctcgttttgtttatatagattagaccgttggttttcccgtttgaatggttttacattagtaaatttggggccctttatagcttgttgttcggtgtgagccaaggctccgtgttgaaggccgtactttaatctataatggtttactttttaaattgttacttggatggagagttgtctcattggcactcacaccacatcttttgaACTGTTAGTAGTATattgctgttcaaaagtcataattcGATTGATAGAAACAAATCCGGTTTACAAACTAAagctgagggaaacacatcgaTTTAATGGgttaaaaactctaatttggcattaaaatttgaaagatcatatcatatgtgtactaagtttcaagttggttGTACTACTTCAACTTTATTTAACACTACCTCGACCATAAACTTTAACCttaagcgggacagacggacaaaagAACAAATGGAAGAATGAATGGATGCACAGaccataatgcccataaatgaggCATAAAAATAACGAAACAACAGGAATGACAATGCAAaacacatagaaacgaactataagataacaacagCCATTTTGTTTACTTGGTACATAACAAAATACTGCATATTTGAACACTCAAAACATTCCAGAAGCTGGACAACCCACAATTCCAGGATAAGGTTTAAAAGAATCAAACTTAAGtaggctcctgggtataaatgatttttggaaagattagaacttgttctaaatctttacttaggcACCACCCTCCCTAATAACAGGACAGGTTAGCTACTGTTACTAAATGTAGTCACACTAAAATATAGTTCCCTATGGTTCTC includes these proteins:
- the LOC134687708 gene encoding 52 kDa repressor of the inhibitor of the protein kinase-like, translating into MPDSPGFVRELERWKMFCSGLQNRDKDTGNQSLETAIQLADPNYYPNVHAVFRVLLTMPVGSVPCERSFSAMRRLKHWNRSTMTDSGLASLFIHRDITVCREKIMRKFDETKKRRIGPLHF